CTAAACTTTGTATGTCATGTCCAGCCATGCCATGTGGTCAAGTGGACTATCGATCATATCAGATGCTACATGACATCCCGCGATTCCGCCTATTCGCGATCCGACGGCGGGCGAGTCCCTTTCCACCTTGTTGGGGAAGAGAAGTTGGCATCACAATCGGTGGCGCGAATGCAAGGTTCAAGAGGCCCACAAGCAACTCACACTGGTGGCTGCCTCAGCGGGAGCTCacacataatcttcttcttctccaCATCTTTGTAGAGATAAGAACGAGAGCTGCGCGTACGAGTGGCACCGCACACTTCTCCGCCCTCACCCCCTGTCTTGTGCCTCTATAAATCCACCGGCGTTTCAGCTCTCCTCGACGAGGCCGGACAACACTGCAACGAAGAAGTGCTCTGCTTTTggctcaagaactcaagaacagaGATCGGAGATACATCGATGGCTACGTTCGCAACGTCGACGGCGGCGGTGATGGGATCGGCTCGCCCGGGGCGGGTGGCCGGGCCTCGGCGGTGCGTGGTGGCGCGGGCGTCCTCGACGATGGCGGCGCCGGCAGCGGTGGCCGCAGGGAGGACGCACTACGAGGTGCTCGGCGTGGGCGCGGGGGCCAGCCGGGGGGAGATCAAGGCGGCGTACCGGCGTCTGGCCAGGGAGGTGCACCCGGACGCtgctggtggtggcggcgacgagcgGTTCATCCGGCTGCACGCGGCCTACGCCACGCTCGCTGACCCCAACGAGCGCGCTCGCTACGACAGGGACGTGGCCTGCCGTGCCGCGGGCGTGATGATGCGGCGGACGGCCGCGGCCGGGCCGTCGTTCCGGCGGAGGACGTGGGAGACCGACCAGTGCTGGTAGGACGTACGGCCTGGCAAACGCGGCTGCCCTCCGGGGCCCCAACCGGCGGCCGCCCGGTTTGCTCAGGCACGGCGCTGAGATGGTCTTTCCGACTGTCTTGCAACGTACGATCAGATTGGGTGACGCAGACGCGGGAGCTCTGTACACGGCAAGAGGCGTTTTTAAAGATCTCTTGCGCGTCCGGccagcaagatgcaaatatgtaaAATAATTAGTTACCTACTGTAAATTAACAGCCAAGGAATATATGGTAGCTCTCTTTGGTAATAGAAGGAATTAGTTACCTCCATGTCGGTTGTTTCTTCTTCGAAAGTTGTCTCTTTGATTCTGCACGAAATTAATTACCACAGTGTCAGTCATTTCTTAAGGATGCCATATCTTAGTTTTGGACAAGTAGACAAAAGATTGTGAGGACATATAGGCACACGGGCGAAGTGAAGATATGCGGGTGGTATACGCGGGTACctgtacccatgggtaaaattgccatcgtTAATCTCCATCTTCATCTCCGCTACTATTAAACAAACGATTTGAGGCATAAACATTGTATCTCGACCAGATATCCATCATGTATCAATGGACTGGGTTGCCCCAATATTGTATCACATCAAATTCACATATTTACTTATTACTCAAATTTTAATCATCTCCACAACACCTTAATAGGAATCATTACACATTAAATTATCTCCACCACTGCTCCcttcgttcctttatataaggtgtattatttttagcacggtgaccaaggcacataattatagaGAAGTTAGGACGAAATTAACCTTGGAAAATCTTTTGGTTAGCTACAAGTGATAGAGACAAACAGAAAATGgatattattttatttttagagggCTAATAAGAGAATTACGAGGAATTAAAAGAAATACACCTTACATTGTGAAATTTTATCaagaaaacaaatacaccttatataaaggaacggatggagtattaaACAAGCAAGTTGAGGTAGAAACATTGTATCACAACCACATATCCATCATACATCAATGGTACGGATTGCCCCAATATTGTCTCACATCAATAACATACTTAGTAATTAATTTTAATCATCTCCACAACATATTAATAGGAATCATTGCACCTTAATTAGGAAACAAATCATCACATCAGCCACAATTTCCACAACACATTAAAAAAACTTCATGCACATCGTATCCCCATGCTCGTGTCGCCGTCAACAAACATGCGCTATCGGCACGTCATGCCTGCCCGGCTCTATCCCATCACATGGCGCTCCAGACTCGACCGCTCGCACCATTCGCCATCGAACAATATCAATCCAACAATATTAGTATAAAAAGACTCAAAAAGGCAAATCCAATTAATCTCAGCCATCAAACAAtatcaatccaacgacctagattgAACCATGAACACTCAACAGGTTTAGCATGCAATTAATATCCTATCATATAAAGCATCAATGCAATCACATGATTAATGTGTAACTGATGTCCTACCTAATATAAGCATGGAAAATTAATTTCCTCTCTAATTGACGTGCTTTCCAATGCATCATTAAATATCTATATAATTTGGCAGATTGCTTTATAGTGTACGAATCGAGTAACTTGGTAGATATTCTTGAAATTAATCCTAACAAGTTTTGGTATGACTAAGTAGATAAATCTAGAACTTATGCAATGTCTAGCATTGATGAGTATTACAAATGCAACTTACATAAGTTGTAGTATTGATCAATTTTTTTCTTACATGGATCTTTTCTACAGAAGTGGTGTACATTGACTTGGCCTCTCTTAAATTAGCTTGAACCGACTCAGTTTTATATTAGGTAGGAGATAATTCTTCATTTTACTTCTCTTGTATCCCTAAgggatttactccctccgttcctttatataaggtgtatttgtttttcaaAAGTCAAAGGAGTGCAAGTTTGACtgagtttttagaaaaatatatcaacattcacagtacgaaatttatatcatttgatccatcatgGAAAGTAGTTTCATGTTTTATCTATTAGGTATCGTAGATgttgttattttattctataatcttggtcaaacatccaaatggttgacttgcacggaaatcaatacaccttatattctggaacggatggagtatatgcTATGGGATTAGGCAAGCAATACAATCACGCGAACACAATCGCACGAACCGTTCAATACGAAAAACCACACGATGGATCAACGCTCTCAGTTACATGTGAACTTGAGTCATTTTTTTGCAGAACACCCCTATGAATCTCCTGACACTGTGTGTTGGACTCTTCATCCTCAATCGTCCCCAAACCTgccctctcttcttcctctagaaATTCCTTTTAGGGCTGCATTGCTGTAGGCCAACAATGGAATATGAGATTCCTCTACCCACTACCATGACGTTGTCCTCAAAGCGGCCAGGCCCAGGGCCGTCCCTGATATACTAGCATGCATGTACATTAGTGTGCTATACAATTTTCAAATTAGCAGGTGAATCTTCATATCTTATGAAACTGAGTTAGTTCGTGCGAATTTAACAGAGGCAAAGCCAATATAATCTTGCTATGGGTACACGGTTTAGGCGAGTCCCAACACTTTTGTAGAAAAAAACACATGTAAGAAAACAAATGACTACAACTTATCGTAAGTTGTATTTGTAATACTCATGCATGCTAGACATTGCATAAGTTCTAGATTTATCTATTTACTCACATTAAAACTTGTTAGGATTGATTTCTAGAATACCTACCAAGTTACTCGATTCATACAACGTAAAGCAATCTGCCAAATTATATTGATATTTAAGGATGCATTGGAAAAATTAAACACAAATACAAATGCACTAGCGTAAATTTATTTTTGGAGTGTGATGATAATACTGGTTTGCATAGATCTTTGGTGAAATCCATTGTAGCAACATAGTTATTAAATATCTCAACTAAATAAAAATACTTTTGCCGAAAAATTGCAAGTCACTTAGCACTCAGAAAAATATACTAATAAAATCACAATTGTATGAATTGTTTATAATAAAATATGTGAGCATGTTTCTATACTTAATTTTGCTACTTATACTTAAAAATTATATTAATACAATAAATTAAAATATTTTGTCAAAGAGAAAATATAGTATATCAATACAATATATCAAAAAAATTCGTCAAATAGAAAATATAGTATATCAAAATATTTTGTCAAAGAGAAACATAATTTAGTGAGAAATGTTTATTGTTCAGTAGGAAAGTTCAATATAAATAGGGGAGATTTGCTCATTATAACGTATTTGCCAGAAATTTAGTGCTTAATTAAACAACTCttatctactacccctataaaacTATGAAAGGGAGGAGAACCAAGCATCCTTGTTCATCGAAATAGCCCCATCCACTGGTCTAGATCTCCCCGATGTTTAGCACTAAAACTTGGTTAGTGGATCCTAAAAAAACTTGGTGAGATGTATTGTTATAAGATACTTATTAAATCTAAAGTAAATAAAAATACTCTTGCCAAAAAATTGCAAGTCATTTAGCACTCAAAAATATATATTAAGAAATATAAAAATTGTTTTTTTTATAATAAAATACGTGAGCATTTTTTATACTTTATTTTGCTAGTTATACTTAGAATATAGTAGTACTATAGTATATCAAAATATTTTGTCAAAGAGAAACATAATTTAGTGACAAATGCTTATTGTCTAGTAGGAAAGTTCAATATAAATAGGGAGATTAAGTCATCATAGCTTATTTGCCAGAAAATTCGTGCCTGATATTCTATGGATTTGATTTCGTTTGCCTAAGCAGCCCCTTATACATAGTATTGTGTTTTCCCGTTGGATTTAATATCTGCTTGATTGGGGATATACCGAGGCTCCATGCATGTGGGGCGATAAGAAAAAACTCATGAATTTCTTGTTAAACAAGTCAATGGTATGAATGGAGAGATTCAAACTTCGAAATTCGAATGTCCCACACAACAAATTCCTGCCGAGTGCACACCATCAAATTTGAATATAATCACAATCTGCCAGCGTCGCGAGACTTAGCTCGGCGACAACAATAACTGAAAATCTATTGTTCTTGTTGGGGGAATCTAAACACAAAGTCTCACACTGTTTTTTCTAAAACAAGTTGGCAATATTGAACCATGAAGTACTTGAGAGAGCTCGGAGGTAAGAACACATCTGATGACCGTATTTGGTGCCTTCTGGTGCAAAATATGGAAATCTTTTAGTGAGCATATATTCATGTCAAACTTCTATGGTACTGACTCTTTAATTGCTTGATCCCCTTCTTCTTTCGCTGCAGGGCTCTACGACGCCTTCTAGTGCAAATAGTGGAAGTCTTTTAATAAATATACCTTTCTGTGAAACTGAAATTCAGACAACCTTACATGAACATTATTTCCTGTTACTAGATTGATAATTGTACTGAATCTTTACTGTATTGTTATCATGTGTGAATGCATATGCTAAACCAGGATTACTACAGACTTAGCATTACCTGCTTCAAAAACGCCGGGACAGgtaccctcgcgccaaggcgcgatcCCGATCTAGTACTTGATGATAAGCATGCCGTTTGCCGACACCGGCCGGCTGCAAGTTAATTCCCCCACTCGTCCGATATTTTTCTCCGAACGAGCACAATACGTGTAGCTCGAGATACTAGCATCTAGAACCATCTAGAACAGGAACAGAAACACGGTGTAGGAAAATCAGAGGGACTGTGACATCTAGACTAGATGCAGAACAATAACAGATACGTACAAAGACTTGTGCAAAAAATCAGAAGTCACGGCAGAACATTACCTACAGATGCGTACGTAGCTATCACTTTCAGGTGGACACTTTTGTGGCCGACGTAGACCGGATTCAGATAACCACAAACACTAAAGAATAACAAGTCCCTGAAATTCCAAACAGGAAAAATATGTGACCACACAATCGATTAGCCCATCATCGTCGCAAGGAAAAATCTACCATGGCTCTATGCATGTGGGGCGACAAGTAAAAACTCTTGAATTATTGTCAGACAAGTCGACGTACAGTATGAAGAGAGATTCGAATTTCGAAATTCGACTGTTCCACATAAGCTCAAACGCTAGAATAACAAGTTCGCCAGAAGTCCACACCATGAAAGAAGAATATAATCACAATCTGTCAGCGTCGGTAGACCTAGCTTGGTGAGAACATGGAAAATCTATCATTCTTGTTGGGAGACCCAAACACAAAGTCTCATACTGTTTTTTTTTCTAAAACAAGTTGGCAATATTGAACCATAGGATGACACGTATGATGTCACCCAGATttcaaaaattcaaattcaacATGTAGTATGCCAAGAAAACAAATAGTATTATCCCCGGCTCGATCTGTCATTTTGAGCTATAATATCCACTAATTCACCACTAAACTTTATATGTCACATGTCAAGCCATGCCATCTGGTCAAGTGGACTATCGATCATATCAGATGCTACATGACATCTCGCACATTGATTTCGCGATCGGATGGCGCACGAGTCACTTTTCCCCCTTGTTGGGGAAGAGAAGTTGGCACCACAATCCGTGGCGCGAAAGCAATGTTCATGTCATCACCGGCGGTGATGCGGTCGGCTCGCCCGGGGCGGGTGGCTGGGCCTCGTCGGTGCGTGCTGGCGCGGgcgtcctcgatgatggcggcaccGGCGGCGGTGCCCACAGGGAGGACGCACTACGAGGTGCTCGGGGTGAGCGCGGGAGCCAGCAGGGGGGAGATCAAGATGGCGTACCGGCGTCTGGCCAGGGAGGTGCACCCGGACGctgctggtggcggcggcgacgaggggtTCATCCGGCTGCACGCGGCCTACGCCACGCTCGCCGACCCCAATGAGCGCGCGCGCTACGACCGGGACGTGGCCTGCCGCGCTGCGGGGATGATGATGCAGCGGGCGCCTGCGATGTCCGGGCCGGCGTTCCGGCGGAGGACGTGGGAGACCGACCAGTGCTGGTAGAACGTGCAGCAACACAAACACGGCAGCCCTCCGGGCTCCCAACCGGCAATAATACTATACTCACGGGGTGCATCCGACGGACCTATACGGGGTGGCCAACGTGCCCTCTCATAATTCGCCCTCCCTGATTTTCACCGATGGGCCCGCTGCCCTTAATTAAATCCTAGCCATTAATACTTAATCAACCCCGTAAAACCCCGTAAACACCCCGTGAATGTAGCATTGCTCACCAACCGGCGGCCGCCCGGTTCGCTCAGGCACGACGCTGGAGAGGTCTTTCCGACTGTCGTGCAACGTACGATCAGGATTGGACGGCCCAAATCGGGTGATGCAGACGCGAGAGCTCTGTACACAGCAAGAGGCGTTTTTAAAGATCTCTTGCGTGTCTGGTCAGCAAAATGCAAATATGTAATCTAATTAGTGTAAATTAACGGCCAAGGAATATATACTGTGTAGCTCTTTTTCTGAATGATTTGAAGATTGCTCATCACACCTGCAGGTCCATCGTTTCTTCCTTGCAAGCTGTCTCTTTGATTCTACATGAAATTAATTACCACAGTACAATAATCCATGTCAGTTATTTCTTTTTTTTGAACCACATATATTATATTAATCAATAAACAGAGTTCAATTGCACACATACATGCGGAAACTATCAGAAACACCGGGACATGACAGATGTCGTCCAGAAAACTTTGCAGAAAAAACTCCACACAAAAGAATATTACAAATAAATCTATTGGAGTCTCTGCAAACAATCAAATCTGAAATAGCCGCCAGCCACCAGCACCGTCGAGACGCACACCGGTGAAAGAGGCAGAGCACCAGCAAACCAAAATCCAGGCCAACGCCACAGCCTTTTAGGCATTATGAGCCGAAGACCACACCTTTAGAACAGGCGCTTGACGATGTGGCGTGTCGACCGAGGATGTTCCCCGCGCCAACGTGGATCCAGATCTGATGAATTCCGCCGCCGTTGACGGGGAAGAGCGCCAAATCTGCAGCCGTCGGGCCACCAACCCTGTACCAGCATCAATTTGTCCCACTTGTCGGCGCCACCATGAGAGGCGACAACATCTAGACAGAAGAAACATAAGGCCTACCGATCTGAACGAACGGCAAGCCTGTCATGTCATAGTTTTGGATAATTTCTCCAAAAAGTGTCATAGTTTTGGATAGGTAGAAAAAAAGACTGCGAGGGCATATAGCCACAGGAGCGAAGTAAGGATAAATGGTCACTCATGTCAAGACGACTACTCTCACGTGTTTCTATATTTTCAATTTAACTAGCGAAACATATGTTATCTACCATAAGAAAACATTTGAAGATTCATCGTCGAATGAAGGCTCTAAACATTCTTTTGTGTGTGGTCGAAACATATGTTATTTCACATGTTTTGTTAGTCAAATTGAAAATATAAATTTCTATGACTGACTTATATTCCCACTTGGAGGGAGTAATATCACTGGCATCGAGGTATTTCATTATGGGAGTCATTTTCATGTTTGGATTCTAGAATATATCCGTTTGAATGAGCCATTGACATCAGTTGACCCCAGCCATACATTGTAGATCCACCCAAGAGCAAAGTCATTTCTCAAGGGAGTACCGAGGAGGGAACAATTATGTTGCTAACGTAATGGAGCCAGAAACCCAATTAGTTCCATTATATTTATTATAAACATATTATCATGCCATATATAGTTGATGTTTTAAATATCAACACATGGTCAAAGTAGTTCAATTTAGTATAATGCTATTTTTTTATTAAACTAATTAATAGTTTCCTCGGCAGAGCAATCAGAAGATGGAGAATAGAGAATTAGGGGAAAAAATATCTTTCGAGACAATTCTTCGTTTTAGTCCTCTTATACCCACATGTGGTTTATTTGCTATTCGACTAGGCAATCAATACAATCATGCCATCACAATCACATGAACCGTTCGATACTAAAAACCACGGCCTAGATCACTGCTCTCATTTACACGTGCAATTTGAGTCATTATTCGCAGAGCACCCCATATGTATCACCTGAGGCTATGTGATGGACTCTTCATCCTTAGTCACCCCAAACCTGCCATCTCTTCTTTCTCTGGAAATTCCTTTTAGAGCTGCATTGTTGTTGTAGGCTAACAATGCAATATGAGATTCCTCTACTCACTACCATGAGGTGGTTCTCCAAGCGGCCAGGCTTAGTGCTGACCTAATATAGGGAAATAAGGCTGCCTCCCCACCCCTTGTTCGTAGGACTCTAAAAAGTAGCATGCTTGCACATTAGCGCGACATACAATTCTCAAATTAGCAAGTGTGGTGAATCTTCAAATCTTATCAACTGAGTTGGTTCAAGTGAATTTAAGATAGGCTAGGTCAATATAATCTTGATATAGGTACACGGTTTAGGAAAGTCACACCACTTTTGTAGAAAAAATCCATGTAAGAAAACAAATGATCAATACTACAACTTACTCAAGTTTGTATTTGTAATACTCATCCAATCTAGACATTTTGTAAGCTCTAGAATTATCTATTTAGTCACATCAAAACTTATTAGTATCGATTTAAAGAATATCTAGCAAGTTATTCAATTCATACAATGTAAAACAATTTGCGAAATTATATAATATTTAAAGATGCATTGGAAAAATTAAAGATAAATACAAATGCACTAGCGTAAATTTATTTGTGGAGTATGATGATAATATTTGTTTGCGTAGATATTTGGTGGTTGTAACAAGATACTTTATTAAATATCCAAACCAAATATAAATAGTTTGGCCAAAAAACCGCAAGTTACTTAGCACTATATAAGTATTTATACTACTAAATATCAGATttttatgaaaattttaaaattaaatATGTGAGTATGTTTATATATTTAATTTTGATAGTTATACTTATAAAATATTATTAATATAGTATATGAAAATATTTTGTCAACAAGAAACATAGTTTAGTGAATTTTTTATTCTAAAGTAGGAAAGTTTAGTATAAATAGCCCATTATAGCGTATGTGTCAGAAACTTAATCCTTAGTTAAATAATCCTTGTGTGGGAAACAAAAGAGTATAAAGTTTTTTAATTAAATCAAATGACATTGAACTTTTCATGATATACCAACATATCCCAACTACCTGTAATCAAGTTCGGTTGCGCAAAAGTTTTTATTTATTGAATTGTCTTTCTCGATTTCATCCACCTCATGAAGATCATGCTCCATATGAATAGATGAATCTTGCCCAACACCATCGTATCTCGCAAAGTCATCCTAAGATCTAGAGTATATAGAAATAGCGAGTGTGATTTGTTTCCATCTCACTCTTTTGCCGATTTTATTAAGCAAACACTATGCAGAAGAGATTAGATAGACGAGAGCGACAATAGTGTAAGAGTGTGTGACTCGTGGAGTTGATGTGCGACACTACCggaaaactaaataaaaatattTTGACAAAAAAGTAAAAGTTACTTAACAATAGAAAATTATTTATAATAATAAATATCACAATTTTAAGAATATAATAAAATGCACGAGCATGTTTATACTCTTAATTTGTTAGATTCCGCCAAACCACTCACCGAGAAGATCGATGGGACAATTAAGGACGTAAAAGATATCACACCAGCTATGATGTCAAAAGATGAACTTTACTTGGTTACACTAACTGAAATAATTTTTGCTGGAGTTGTGTTTGATCTCAGGCTCTATTTGAATTAGGAAATTGAAAAAATTTAGTACGGGTTGTGCCGTGTACTGTGTAGACACTATGCGGATATTCACAATAATCTCACATTTAGTTATGTACAATTTCAAAAGAATGTGGGTTTTTTTCTGTTCGATGAGGTTTACTAGAGGGACTTGAGATAATGTCCCTGTCACAAAGCCATATTCTATGGTATCCCAAATTTCTTCTAGGGTACCGCTGCAAATAAATGTTGTTCTTAACCATGTATTTAACCGTCATGCCACACCATTGTTTTAAAATTTTGGCTGTCAGCTCAATCAATACTCCTTTGTTCTTAAACTATGTTGGTATTTTCATGCTGCAACATACACCAGAGTAAGA
The sequence above is drawn from the Triticum aestivum cultivar Chinese Spring chromosome 7A, IWGSC CS RefSeq v2.1, whole genome shotgun sequence genome and encodes:
- the LOC123149616 gene encoding chaperone protein dnaJ 11, chloroplastic; protein product: MATFATSTAAVMGSARPGRVAGPRRCVVARASSTMAAPAAVAAGRTHYEVLGVGAGASRGEIKAAYRRLAREVHPDAAGGGGDERFIRLHAAYATLADPNERARYDRDVACRAAGVMMRRTAAAGPSFRRRTWETDQCW
- the LOC123146957 gene encoding chaperone protein dnaJ A6, chloroplastic-like, translated to MSHVKPCHLVKWTIDHIRCYMTSRTLISRSDGARVTFPPCWGREVGTTIRGAKAMFMSSPAVMRSARPGRVAGPRRCVLARASSMMAAPAAVPTGRTHYEVLGVSAGASRGEIKMAYRRLAREVHPDAAGGGGDEGFIRLHAAYATLADPNERARYDRDVACRAAGMMMQRAPAMSGPAFRRRTWETDQCW